Proteins found in one Pongo pygmaeus isolate AG05252 chromosome 8, NHGRI_mPonPyg2-v2.0_pri, whole genome shotgun sequence genomic segment:
- the BMPR1A gene encoding bone morphogenetic protein receptor type-1A → MTQLYIYIRLLGAYLFIISRVQGQNLDSMLHGTGMKSDSDQKKSENGVTLAPEDTLPFLKCYCSGHCPDDAINNTCITNGHCFAIIEEDDQGETTLASGCMKYEGSDFQCKDSPKAQLRRTIECCRTNLCNQYLQPTLPPVVIGPFFDGSIRWLVLLISMAVCIIAMIIFSSCFCYKHYCKSISSRRRYNRDLEQDEAFIPVGESLKDLIDQSQSSGSGSGLPLLVQRTIAKQIQMVRQVGKGRYGEVWMGKWRGEKVAVKVFFTTEEASWFRETEIYQTVLMRHENILGFIAADIKGTGSWTQLYLITDYHENGSLYDFLKCATLDTRALLKLAYSAACGLCHLHTEIYGTQGKPAIAHRDLKSKNILIKKNGSCCIADLGLAVKFNSDTNEVDVPLNTRVGTKRYMAPEVLDESLNKNHFQPYIMADIYSFGLIIWEMARRCITGGIVEEYQLPYYNMVPSDPSYEDMREVVCVKRLRPIVSNRWNSDECLRAVLKLMSECWAHNPASRLTALRIKKTLAKMVESQDVKI, encoded by the exons GACAGAATCTGGACAGTATGCTCCATGGCACTGGGATGAAATCAGACTCCGACcagaaaaagtcagaaaatggAGTAACCTTAGCACCGGAGGATACCTTGCCTTTTTTAAAGTGCTATTGCTCAGGGCACTGCCCGGATGATGCTATTAATAACACATGCAT aactAATGGACATTGCTTTGCCATCATAGAAGAAGATGACCAGGGAGAAACCACATTAGCTTCAGGGTGTATGAAATATGAAGGATCTGATTTTCAGTGCAAA GATTCTCCAAAAGCCCAGCTACGCCGGACAATAGAATGTTGTCGGACCAATTTATGTAACCAGTATTTGCAACCCACACTGCCCCCTGTTGTCATAG GTCCGTTTTTTGATGGCAGCATTCGATGGCTGGTTTTGCTCATTTCTATGGCTGTCTGCATAATTGCTATGATCATCTTCTCCAGCTGCTTTTGTTACAA acattattgCAAGAGCATCTCAAGCAGACGTCGTTACAATCGTGATTTGGAACAGGATGAAGCATTTATTCCAGTTGGAGAATCACTAAAAGACCTTATTGACCAGTCACAAAGTTCTGGTAGTGGGTCTGGACTACCTTTATTG GTTCAGCGAACTATTGCCAAACAGATTCAGATGGTCCGGCAAGTTGGTAAAGGCCGATATGGAGAAGTATGGATGGGTAAATGGCGTGGCGAAAAAGTGGCGGTGAAAGTATTCTTTACCACTGAAGAAGCCAGCTGGTTTCGAGAAACAGAAATCTACCAAACTGTGCTAATGCGCCATGAAAACATACTTG GTTTCATAGCGGCAGACATTAAAGGTACAGGTTCCTGGACTCAGCTCTATTTGATTACTGATTACCATGAAAATGGATCTCTCTATGACTTCCTGAAATGTGCTACACTGGACACCAGAGCCCTGCTTAAATTGGCTTATTCAGCTGCCTGTGGTCTGTGCCACCTGCACACAGAAATTTATGGCACCCAAGGAAAGCCCGCAATTGCTCATCGAGACCTAAAGAGCAAAAACATCCTCATCAAGAAAAATGGGAGTTGCTGCATTGCTGACCTGGGCCTTGCTGTTAAATTCAACAG tgACACAAATGAAGTTGATGTGCCTTTGAATACCAGGGTGGGCACCAAACGCTACATGGCTCCAGAAGTGCTGGACGAAAGCCTGAACAAAAACCACTTCCAGCCCTACATCATGGCTGACATCTACAGCTTCGGCCTGATCATTTGGGAGATGGCTCGTCGTTGTATCACAGGAG GGATTGTGGAAGAGTACCAATTGCCATATTACAACATGGTACCGAGTGATCCGTCATACGAAGATATGCGTGAGGTTGTGTGTGTCAAACGTTTGCGGCCAATTGTGTCTAATCGGTGGAACAGTGATGAA TGTCTACGAGCGGTTTTGAAGCTAATGTCAGAATGCTGGGCCCACAATCCAGCCTCGAGACTCACAGCGTTGAGAATTAAGAAGACGCTTGCCAAGATGGTTGAATCCCAAGATGTAAAAATCTGA